A portion of the Vulpes vulpes isolate BD-2025 chromosome 5, VulVul3, whole genome shotgun sequence genome contains these proteins:
- the LOC112930599 gene encoding olfactory receptor 5B12-like, with protein MTLMENVSEVTEFILVGLTDALEMQVPLFTVFTIIYFIILVGNVGMIVLILLDSRLHTPMYFFLSNLSFVDCVYASAVTPKVMVGFLTKDKIISYNACAAQMFFFSAFATIESFLLASMAFDRHAAVCKPLHYATIMTSAMYTSLATGSYISGLLQSSIHVALTFHLSFCRSNIINHFFCDIPALLALSCSDIYMNEIVLFILAAFNVLFTLLVILNSYLFIFIAILGMHSAEGQKKAFSTCASHLTTVSIFYGTIIFMYLQPTSSHSMDTDKMASIFYTMVIPMLNPLIYSLRNKEVKSAFQKVVGKAKSSLGLAY; from the coding sequence ATGACTTTGATGGAGAACGTTTCAGAGGTGACTGAATTCATTCTTGTGGGGTTAACAGATGCCCTGGAGATGCAGGTCCCTTTATTTACAGTCTTCACTATCATTTACTTCATCATTCTGGTTGGGAATGTTGGGATGATCGTGTTGATTCTGCTGGATTCTCGTCTCCACactcccatgtacttcttcctcagcaACCTCTCCTTTGTGGACTGTGTTTATGCCTCAGCTGTCACTCCCAAGGTAATGGTGGGATTTCTCACAAAAGACAAGATTATCTCCTACAATGCATGTGCTGCCCAGATGTTCTTCTTTTCAGCCTTTGCCACTATTGAAAGTTTCCTTTTGGCCTCAATGGCTTTTGACCGCCACGCAGCAGTGTGTAAACCCCTGCATTATGCCACCATCATGACAAGTGCTATGTATACCTCACTGGCCACTGGTTCCTACATCTCTGGACTCTTGCAGTCCTCCATCCATGTTGCCCTCACCTTTCACCTCTCTTTCTGTCGTTCCAACATAATTAATCACTTTTTCTGTGACATTCCCGCACTGTTGGCTCTCTCTTGCTCTGATATCTACATGAATGAGATTGTGCTCTTCATATTGGCAGCATTCAATGTCCTTTTCACCCTCTTGGTTATCTTGAATTCttatctgttcatttttattgctatcCTGGGAATGCACTCAGCTGAGGGACAGAAGAAGGCTTTCTCCACCTGTGCATCCCACCTGACCACTGTCTCCATCTTCTATGGGACAATCATCTTCATGTACTTACAGCCAACTTCTAGTCATTCCATGGATACAGACAAAATGGCATCCATATTCTACACCATGGTCATCCCCATGCTGAACCCTTTGATCTATAGTCTAAGGAACAAAGAAGTCAAGAGTGCATTTCAGAAAGTGGTTGGAAAAGCAAAGTCTTCACTGGGTTTAGCGTACTAA